A stretch of the Marivirga tractuosa DSM 4126 genome encodes the following:
- the rimO gene encoding 30S ribosomal protein S12 methylthiotransferase RimO, which translates to MKTKGLKKDKVNVVTLGCSKNLVDSEVMITQLRGNSIDVTHESDKDDSNIIVVNTCGFIDNAKQESIDTILRYADAKEEGIIEKLYVTGCLSQRYKDDLEKEIPQVDAFFGTMELPMLLKKFNADYKHELVGERITTTANHFAYMKIAEGCDRPCSFCAIPIMRGKHVSRPIEELVKEAKNMARNGTKEILLIAQDSTYYGLDIYKKRNLAELLRQLSDVEGIEWIRLHYAFPTGFPEDILDVMAERDNICNYLDMPLQHGSTKMLKMMRRGTTHEKQAALIKRIREKVPGIALRTTLIAGHPGETEEDFQEMMDFVRDTRFDRLGIFPYSHEENTHAYSFEDDVPEEIKQERADAVMELQTQISHELNQEKIGKTFKVLIDKKEGGFFVGRTEHDSPEVDNEVLIDATENYVRIGDFVDVEITDATEFDLYGNLK; encoded by the coding sequence TTGAAGACGAAAGGATTAAAGAAAGACAAAGTGAATGTAGTCACATTGGGATGTTCCAAAAACTTGGTGGATTCTGAAGTGATGATCACACAATTAAGAGGAAACAGCATTGATGTTACCCATGAATCAGATAAGGACGATTCTAACATTATTGTGGTGAATACATGCGGTTTTATAGATAATGCAAAACAAGAATCTATTGATACTATTTTGCGCTATGCTGATGCAAAGGAAGAGGGTATAATTGAGAAATTATATGTAACGGGATGTCTTTCACAGCGATATAAAGATGATTTAGAAAAGGAAATTCCACAGGTGGATGCTTTTTTTGGTACTATGGAATTGCCCATGTTATTGAAAAAATTTAATGCTGATTATAAGCATGAATTAGTAGGGGAGAGAATAACTACCACTGCCAATCATTTTGCTTACATGAAAATTGCGGAGGGTTGTGATCGTCCGTGTTCCTTTTGTGCGATTCCCATTATGCGTGGTAAGCACGTTTCACGTCCAATTGAGGAATTAGTGAAAGAAGCTAAAAATATGGCTAGAAATGGTACTAAAGAGATTTTGCTTATTGCTCAAGATTCCACTTACTATGGTTTGGACATATACAAAAAAAGAAATCTAGCTGAGTTGTTAAGGCAACTTTCCGATGTTGAAGGTATTGAATGGATTCGATTGCATTATGCTTTCCCTACGGGTTTCCCTGAAGATATTCTGGATGTAATGGCAGAGCGAGATAATATTTGCAATTACCTAGATATGCCGCTTCAACATGGTTCTACCAAAATGTTGAAAATGATGCGTAGAGGTACTACCCATGAAAAGCAAGCCGCTTTAATTAAAAGAATTAGAGAAAAGGTTCCTGGAATTGCCTTACGAACTACCTTAATAGCGGGGCATCCTGGTGAAACGGAAGAAGATTTTCAGGAAATGATGGATTTTGTAAGGGATACAAGATTTGATCGCTTAGGGATTTTCCCATATTCCCATGAGGAAAATACACATGCCTACAGTTTTGAAGACGATGTGCCAGAAGAAATCAAACAAGAAAGAGCAGATGCCGTAATGGAATTACAAACTCAAATTTCTCACGAGTTGAATCAGGAGAAAATTGGCAAAACTTTTAAGGTGTTGATCGATAAAAAAGAAGGTGGATTTTTTGTAGGCAGAACAGAACATGACTCACCAGAAGTGGATAATGAGGTACTTATTGATGCCACTGAAAACTATGTAAGAATTGGTGATTTCGTTGATGTGGAGATCACGGATGCCACTGAGTTTGATTTATACGGTAATTTGAAATAA
- a CDS encoding DUF6452 family protein, with the protein MESIIKKSVVLLLITVIFACDVDSNCGSINVDYVTFSTVTLNANLEERPKEVRFDSIFSPQTDSIFILNDTVTISNFRLPLSPVENQTDFYFYYSINNAGDTISYGDTIQFTYEKRNRVDSPECGIDMEFFGMDTAFQTFDSLVIVNDTLKRTVNAPNIKLFIF; encoded by the coding sequence ATGGAGTCAATTATCAAAAAAAGCGTAGTTTTGTTGTTAATCACCGTCATCTTTGCTTGCGATGTGGATAGCAACTGTGGAAGTATAAATGTAGATTATGTTACTTTCAGCACAGTAACTCTAAATGCAAATCTTGAAGAAAGACCAAAGGAAGTTAGATTTGACAGTATATTTAGTCCACAGACCGATAGTATTTTCATTCTTAATGACACCGTTACCATTTCTAACTTCAGGCTGCCTTTGAGCCCAGTAGAAAATCAAACAGATTTCTATTTTTATTATTCTATAAATAATGCTGGCGACACTATTAGTTATGGTGATACCATTCAATTCACTTATGAGAAAAGAAATAGAGTTGATTCACCAGAATGTGGAATTGATATGGAATTTTTTGGCATGGATACTGCTTTTCAAACTTTTGATTCACTTGTTATAGTAAATGATACATTAAAAAGGACTGTAAATGCGCCTAATATTAAGTTGTTTATTTTTTAG
- the bshC gene encoding bacillithiol biosynthesis cysteine-adding enzyme BshC — protein MKVACIDFAETGLFAPIFNDFIQQKEELRKFYHRYPSLEAFQEQIQEKSQHKINRSGLVQVLEAQYAEVSMVEEAVKRNMESLGADKTFTLTTGHQLNIFTGPLYFHFKIITVINAAKQLKTKYPDYNFVPVYWMASEDHDLEEIKSVQLEGKKFKWNTEQTGAVGRMKTEGLDELAKEITGESSIFYKAYSQADNLADAVREYVNAIYGKYGLIVLDADNTNLKAEFKNVIHKDVVHNTANELVENCSKSLDGIGYKTQSFPREINFFYLKDNLRERIVKENGQYAVLNTEIQFTEAEIKSEIDNHPERFSPNVVLRPLYQEAILPNLAYTGGPAEVAYWMQLKSVFEDFQIPFPILLPRNFGMIIPNRIRHKVKKLKLNELDFFTERELLKKQVTKRITAQKLNLNEERQELNVILEKIKHFAGEVDGSLSQMTEAETEKVSNALDKIEKKMMAAEKRKHSDKMRQIDEIKDFLFPGNGLQERKENFLSFYKADDKFIKKLTKAFDPFNLQFHIMRWDG, from the coding sequence ATGAAGGTAGCGTGTATTGATTTTGCTGAAACAGGGCTTTTTGCTCCTATTTTTAATGATTTTATTCAACAAAAAGAAGAACTCAGAAAATTCTACCATCGCTACCCAAGCCTTGAAGCTTTTCAAGAGCAAATTCAGGAGAAATCACAACATAAGATTAATCGATCAGGACTTGTTCAGGTATTGGAAGCTCAATATGCTGAAGTTTCTATGGTTGAGGAGGCTGTAAAGCGGAACATGGAGAGTTTGGGCGCTGATAAAACCTTTACACTTACTACCGGACATCAGCTTAATATATTTACGGGTCCACTTTATTTTCATTTTAAAATCATCACAGTAATCAATGCTGCAAAGCAATTAAAGACGAAATATCCTGATTATAATTTTGTACCCGTTTATTGGATGGCATCAGAAGACCATGATTTGGAGGAGATAAAGAGTGTTCAACTTGAGGGTAAAAAGTTTAAATGGAATACTGAGCAGACCGGTGCAGTTGGAAGGATGAAAACTGAGGGCTTAGACGAGTTAGCGAAAGAAATTACTGGAGAAAGCAGCATTTTTTACAAAGCTTACTCACAAGCAGATAACTTAGCAGATGCAGTTAGGGAATATGTGAATGCCATTTATGGGAAATATGGCTTGATAGTGTTAGATGCTGATAATACTAATTTAAAGGCAGAATTTAAAAATGTGATTCATAAGGATGTGGTTCATAATACTGCAAACGAACTGGTAGAAAACTGCTCTAAATCATTGGATGGAATTGGATATAAGACCCAGTCTTTCCCTCGAGAGATCAATTTCTTTTATTTGAAAGATAATCTAAGGGAAAGAATTGTAAAGGAAAACGGTCAGTATGCAGTATTAAATACCGAAATTCAATTTACTGAAGCAGAAATAAAATCAGAAATTGATAATCATCCAGAAAGGTTTAGTCCTAATGTTGTTTTAAGACCCTTATATCAAGAAGCTATTTTACCCAATTTGGCTTATACCGGAGGGCCAGCTGAAGTAGCTTATTGGATGCAGCTGAAGTCTGTTTTTGAAGATTTTCAAATCCCTTTCCCAATTTTGCTGCCTCGAAATTTTGGAATGATCATTCCTAATAGGATTCGTCATAAGGTTAAGAAATTAAAATTAAATGAGCTTGATTTTTTTACTGAAAGGGAGTTGTTGAAAAAGCAGGTGACCAAGAGAATCACTGCCCAAAAGTTGAATTTGAATGAAGAGCGTCAAGAGCTAAATGTGATTTTGGAAAAAATTAAGCACTTTGCAGGAGAAGTAGATGGGAGCTTATCTCAAATGACAGAGGCCGAAACAGAGAAAGTGAGCAATGCCCTTGATAAGATTGAGAAGAAGATGATGGCTGCAGAGAAAAGGAAACATTCTGATAAAATGCGTCAAATTGATGAGATAAAGGATTTTCTATTTCCAGGGAATGGGCTTCAAGAGCGTAAGGAGAATTTTCTAAGCTTTTATAAAGCGGATGATAAGTTTATTAAGAAATTGACAAAAGCTTTTGATCCTTTTAACTTGCAATTCCATATAATGAGATGGGATGGATAA
- a CDS encoding 5-formyltetrahydrofolate cyclo-ligase, with product MDKNTLRKVYLEKRRFLSQSEYERRNHLLYHRLIEFQQIHQFHCIHTFIPIKENKEPDTFPFIQYLWSNESNVEVITAISDLNSPILNHVQITEGTTFLENKWGIPEPQNSAPYPINKIDCVLVPMVVGSKTGHRIGYGKGYYDRFLQSCKDTTQFVGVTLGPLLEGDAFAGEFDIPMHSMITPFEVVEIK from the coding sequence ATGGATAAAAATACCTTAAGAAAAGTTTATCTAGAAAAAAGGAGATTTTTAAGTCAATCTGAATACGAAAGAAGAAATCACTTGCTCTACCATCGGCTAATTGAATTTCAGCAAATACATCAGTTTCATTGTATCCATACCTTTATTCCTATCAAAGAAAACAAGGAGCCCGATACTTTTCCTTTCATTCAGTATTTATGGAGTAACGAAAGCAATGTGGAGGTCATTACCGCTATTTCTGATTTGAATAGCCCAATACTAAATCATGTACAAATCACAGAAGGCACTACTTTTTTAGAAAATAAGTGGGGGATTCCAGAGCCACAAAATAGTGCCCCTTATCCTATTAATAAAATTGATTGTGTACTAGTACCCATGGTGGTCGGAAGTAAAACTGGACATAGGATTGGCTATGGCAAAGGATATTACGATAGGTTTTTGCAAAGTTGCAAAGACACAACGCAATTTGTAGGGGTTACTTTAGGGCCATTGCTAGAGGGTGATGCTTTTGCAGGGGAATTTGATATCCCAATGCATAGTATGATAACACCTTTTGAGGTAGTTGAAATCAAGTAG
- a CDS encoding tetratricopeptide repeat protein, translating into MKTLIPLFIFLILSNASLAQNPDSLENLLSTELSKADKQNVLIALCKSYRNSNPNAMRLYAEELIALSDTDTLSNSYGWGQYYLGDYYYLVDDFANTENHLLTAYEIFNNNDNKLGELESSTSLANIYFYRDRYKTALSFAESSLDLAYSLENKSQQANLLALICDIYTYMERYNLAIQHCIQSLKIKEELQISQGKEITLNSIGLIYQEMGTYEKSKEYLLEALALAQENGEPYNIATTHSNIGNFYLATGKIDSALQSFKRAMEIDSAANDKTGLAYSYFDIGKIYQSKNEFDMAKQYFRNAKTLAKEQNMAELEARIGLETGDIHINEENYQQAIAELKNSSTIAQKINSSSILKDTYQKLSRLYDKMGDKDNALIYMKLYMLESERKFKEENIRAIAEIEALYKIEKKEKEIGLLQRDNNIKELQAEQRSFFIIALSAGLVLLIILILILYNRNKLKNRANQALNEQNIAIQEQKEEIESQKEELAEKGNSLAAKNQQITDSITYAKQIQDSLLPQISTIKEVLPDSFILFKPRDIVSGDFYWFTEIENKIAIALVDCTGHGVPGAFMTVLANSLLNQIVIETGITSPDLIVSLLDQKIQQNLHQKQLENANTDGLDISLVMLDKKNKRLEYTGAKIPLYLRRNDEIEVIKPDRYSVGSSQQKNKVFLKKEIDYKPGNTIYLSSDGFQDQFGGSKNKKFMKKKFRDLLQEIGELGINEQKDHLEESFIRWRGSNPQTDDILVIGFKLQ; encoded by the coding sequence ATGAAAACTCTAATCCCCCTATTCATATTTCTTATCCTGAGCAATGCTTCATTAGCTCAAAATCCTGATAGTTTAGAGAATTTATTATCAACAGAATTATCTAAAGCTGACAAACAAAATGTATTAATAGCACTTTGTAAAAGCTACCGAAATTCAAACCCCAATGCTATGAGGCTGTACGCTGAAGAACTAATAGCATTATCAGACACTGATACATTAAGTAATAGCTATGGGTGGGGTCAATATTATTTGGGTGATTATTATTATTTAGTAGATGATTTTGCAAATACAGAAAACCATTTACTAACAGCTTATGAAATTTTTAATAATAATGACAATAAGCTGGGAGAGCTTGAATCGTCTACTTCCTTAGCCAATATATATTTTTATCGGGATCGCTATAAAACAGCATTAAGTTTTGCTGAATCTTCATTGGACTTAGCTTATAGCTTAGAGAACAAATCTCAACAAGCAAATCTATTAGCTTTAATTTGTGATATATATACCTATATGGAGCGCTATAATTTAGCTATCCAGCACTGCATTCAGTCCTTAAAAATAAAAGAGGAATTGCAAATTAGTCAAGGTAAAGAAATAACGCTAAATTCAATAGGTCTCATTTATCAAGAAATGGGAACTTATGAAAAATCTAAGGAATATCTCCTAGAAGCATTGGCATTAGCTCAAGAAAATGGAGAGCCTTACAATATTGCTACCACCCACAGTAATATTGGTAATTTCTACCTTGCCACAGGTAAAATTGACAGTGCATTGCAAAGCTTTAAAAGAGCAATGGAAATTGATTCCGCAGCCAATGACAAAACTGGTTTGGCTTATTCTTATTTTGATATAGGGAAAATTTATCAAAGCAAAAATGAATTTGACATGGCAAAACAGTATTTCAGAAATGCCAAAACCCTAGCAAAGGAGCAAAATATGGCTGAATTAGAAGCTCGAATAGGATTAGAAACAGGTGACATTCACATCAATGAAGAAAATTACCAACAAGCTATAGCAGAACTAAAGAACAGTTCCACTATTGCACAAAAAATAAACTCATCAAGCATACTAAAGGATACCTATCAAAAATTGTCTCGCCTATATGATAAAATGGGAGATAAAGATAATGCCTTAATCTACATGAAATTATACATGTTGGAATCTGAAAGAAAATTCAAAGAAGAAAATATTAGGGCAATAGCAGAAATTGAAGCACTCTATAAAATTGAGAAAAAGGAAAAGGAAATTGGGCTATTACAAAGAGACAACAACATCAAAGAATTACAAGCAGAGCAAAGAAGCTTTTTCATTATAGCTCTAAGTGCTGGCTTAGTGCTTCTGATAATTTTAATCCTTATACTTTACAATAGAAACAAACTAAAAAACAGGGCAAACCAAGCATTAAACGAACAAAATATAGCCATACAAGAACAAAAAGAGGAAATCGAATCCCAAAAAGAAGAATTGGCTGAGAAAGGAAATTCACTTGCAGCTAAAAACCAACAAATTACCGATAGTATAACTTACGCAAAACAAATTCAAGATTCTCTTCTGCCTCAAATATCAACAATCAAAGAGGTATTACCTGATTCTTTTATATTGTTTAAGCCTCGAGATATAGTAAGTGGTGATTTTTACTGGTTCACGGAAATAGAAAATAAAATTGCCATTGCCTTAGTAGATTGCACTGGTCATGGAGTTCCAGGTGCTTTTATGACCGTATTGGCCAATTCCCTTTTAAATCAAATAGTTATTGAAACGGGCATTACCTCACCCGATTTAATTGTCTCCTTACTTGACCAAAAAATACAGCAAAATTTACATCAGAAACAATTAGAAAATGCCAATACTGATGGTCTGGACATCAGTTTAGTAATGCTAGATAAAAAGAATAAGAGATTAGAATACACAGGGGCTAAAATCCCACTGTACCTACGCAGAAATGATGAAATTGAAGTCATTAAACCAGATAGATATAGCGTGGGAAGCAGTCAACAAAAAAATAAGGTATTCTTAAAAAAAGAAATTGATTATAAACCTGGCAATACTATTTATCTAAGTTCGGATGGTTTTCAAGATCAATTTGGAGGGTCTAAAAACAAGAAATTCATGAAAAAGAAGTTTCGCGACTTACTCCAAGAAATTGGTGAATTAGGCATTAACGAGCAAAAAGATCATCTTGAGGAATCTTTTATCCGTTGGCGTGGAAGCAATCCGCAAACAGATGACATATTAGTTATTGGATTTAAACTACAATAA
- the acs gene encoding acetate--CoA ligase, protein MSDRIHTLSGYIHEYQRSVHQPEQFWSRIADSFHWKKRWEKIVEWNFEEPKIEWFKGAKLNITENILEKHLFTMGDKPAIIWEPNEPGDENQTITFRQLYEKVNQFANAMKAKGIKKGDRVIIYMPMVPEAAIAMLACARIGAVHSVVFAGFSSNALADRINDCQAKMVLTSDGNFRGAKSIPVKAVVDEALVKTKTIENVIVFKRTGEGVEMKAGRDIWWEDAIKGQSTECSAEVMDAEDMLFILYTSGSTGKPKGVVHTCGGYMVYTKYSFENVFQYDQGDVYWCTADVGWITGHSYIVYGPLLAGATTVMFEGVPTYPDAGRFWDVVDKYKVNQFYTAPTAIRALQAYGTEPVDKRDLSSLKVLGTVGEPINEEAWHWYHSHVGKGKCPVVDTWWQTETGGIMISPLAGITPTKPSYATLPLPGIQPVIVDADGNELKGNSVEGNLCMKFPWPGMLRTTYGDHERCKNTYFATYKNMYFTGDGVKRDEDGYYRILGRVDDVINVSGHRMGTAEVENAINEHPKVIESAVVGYPHEVKGQGIYAYVICDLENRTEENLINEISETVRNIIGAIAKPDKIQVVSGLPKTRSGKIMRRILRKIAEGDTSNLGDTSTLLNPEIVDEIKAGAK, encoded by the coding sequence ATGAGTGATAGAATTCATACCCTTAGTGGGTACATACACGAATACCAAAGAAGTGTGCACCAACCAGAGCAGTTTTGGTCGAGAATTGCCGATTCGTTTCACTGGAAAAAAAGATGGGAAAAGATAGTGGAATGGAATTTTGAGGAACCAAAAATTGAATGGTTTAAAGGTGCCAAACTGAATATCACAGAAAACATCTTGGAAAAACATCTCTTTACGATGGGCGATAAACCTGCTATCATTTGGGAACCCAATGAACCTGGTGATGAAAATCAAACCATCACCTTCCGACAGCTCTACGAAAAAGTAAACCAATTTGCCAATGCCATGAAAGCAAAAGGCATCAAAAAAGGCGATAGAGTCATTATTTATATGCCAATGGTGCCAGAAGCAGCCATTGCCATGCTAGCTTGCGCTAGAATTGGAGCAGTCCATTCCGTGGTTTTTGCAGGCTTTTCCTCAAATGCATTAGCTGATCGAATTAATGACTGTCAAGCTAAAATGGTCTTGACTTCAGATGGAAATTTCAGAGGTGCAAAATCAATTCCTGTGAAAGCAGTGGTGGATGAAGCTTTAGTAAAGACCAAAACCATAGAAAATGTCATCGTTTTTAAAAGAACTGGTGAAGGGGTTGAAATGAAAGCGGGAAGAGATATTTGGTGGGAAGATGCCATTAAAGGTCAATCAACCGAATGCTCGGCAGAAGTAATGGACGCTGAAGATATGCTATTCATTCTCTACACTTCAGGATCAACAGGAAAACCAAAAGGTGTGGTGCATACTTGTGGTGGTTACATGGTATATACCAAATATTCCTTTGAAAATGTATTTCAATACGACCAAGGCGATGTGTATTGGTGTACCGCTGATGTAGGCTGGATTACCGGTCATTCCTACATTGTGTATGGCCCACTTTTAGCGGGAGCCACCACGGTGATGTTTGAAGGTGTTCCTACCTATCCTGATGCTGGTCGCTTTTGGGATGTGGTGGATAAATATAAAGTAAATCAATTTTACACAGCCCCTACTGCAATACGAGCTTTGCAGGCTTACGGCACGGAGCCAGTTGACAAAAGAGATTTAAGCTCGTTAAAAGTATTAGGAACGGTGGGTGAGCCTATCAATGAAGAGGCTTGGCATTGGTATCATTCCCATGTGGGGAAAGGCAAATGCCCTGTAGTAGATACTTGGTGGCAAACAGAAACTGGTGGCATCATGATTTCTCCTTTAGCTGGAATTACGCCTACAAAACCTTCTTATGCTACCCTCCCACTTCCAGGTATTCAGCCTGTGATTGTAGATGCGGATGGGAATGAACTAAAAGGAAATTCAGTAGAAGGAAATCTATGTATGAAATTTCCATGGCCAGGCATGCTGAGAACCACTTATGGCGACCATGAAAGATGCAAAAATACATATTTCGCTACTTATAAAAATATGTATTTCACTGGTGATGGAGTCAAACGGGATGAAGACGGTTATTACAGAATTTTAGGTAGAGTAGATGATGTAATCAATGTTTCCGGACATAGAATGGGAACTGCTGAGGTGGAGAACGCCATTAACGAGCACCCTAAAGTAATTGAATCAGCAGTAGTTGGTTATCCGCATGAAGTAAAAGGACAGGGCATTTATGCTTATGTGATTTGTGATTTAGAAAACAGAACAGAAGAAAACCTAATCAATGAAATAAGTGAAACAGTTCGAAACATAATCGGAGCTATTGCTAAACCAGATAAGATTCAGGTGGTTTCCGGATTGCCTAAAACACGATCTGGTAAAATTATGCGTAGAATATTAAGAAAAATTGCTGAAGGGGACACAAGTAATTTGGGTGATACTTCTACATTATTAAACCCTGAAATAGTGGATGAGATAAAAGCAGGAGCTAAATAA
- a CDS encoding potassium channel family protein translates to MGFRSYKRLIYYLLAFVAVFLFLVFNLLEFELLSEDGKIDNLSDAFWYSIVTLTTVGYGDLVPTSTGGRAIGYILILLSLGVYGLLIGQVSSIIAKIKENKKIGMYGTDFKNHIVVIGWTNFGKTVIDQLIKAGRKVAIVTKNRENIDLLKELYQDKNLFILYSDYENFELLEKVNIKKSSTVFINLDDDTEKLVYILNLKKEYEGLNYTVTLENSNLKQTFMSAGVTHAISRNEIASRLLASYMFEPDVALFSEEILAFPTTDSDYDMKQYKVLESNPYNGQQYDKAFYDLKKNENVILLGLVRIENGKRIVYKNPSDNFNIKEGDYLLMLMNQKTEKIIRKVFQLHEGV, encoded by the coding sequence ATGGGTTTTAGAAGTTATAAAAGACTAATTTATTATCTACTCGCCTTTGTTGCAGTATTCCTTTTTTTAGTATTTAATCTACTTGAATTCGAATTGCTTTCAGAAGATGGCAAAATAGATAATTTATCAGATGCCTTCTGGTATTCAATAGTAACCTTAACCACTGTTGGTTATGGCGATTTGGTGCCTACATCGACAGGAGGAAGAGCAATTGGTTACATTCTGATCCTTTTAAGTTTAGGAGTATATGGTTTATTAATAGGTCAGGTATCTTCAATTATTGCGAAAATAAAGGAAAATAAAAAAATTGGTATGTACGGAACAGATTTTAAAAACCACATTGTGGTTATCGGTTGGACAAATTTTGGGAAAACCGTGATTGATCAGCTCATTAAAGCTGGAAGAAAAGTAGCTATTGTTACTAAAAACAGGGAAAATATAGACCTATTAAAAGAGCTTTATCAGGATAAAAACTTATTCATTTTATATAGCGACTATGAAAATTTTGAGTTACTGGAAAAAGTCAATATCAAAAAATCCAGTACTGTTTTTATCAATTTAGATGATGACACAGAGAAATTGGTTTATATTTTAAATCTCAAAAAAGAATATGAGGGCTTAAATTATACTGTTACACTCGAAAATTCTAACTTAAAACAGACCTTTATGAGTGCCGGAGTAACTCATGCGATTTCACGAAATGAAATTGCTAGCCGATTATTAGCCAGCTATATGTTTGAGCCTGATGTAGCATTATTTTCAGAAGAAATTTTAGCCTTCCCCACCACAGATTCTGATTATGACATGAAACAATACAAAGTATTAGAATCAAACCCCTATAACGGACAACAATACGACAAAGCCTTTTACGATTTAAAGAAAAATGAGAATGTAATCCTATTAGGCTTGGTAAGGATTGAAAACGGTAAAAGAATAGTATACAAAAACCCTTCTGATAATTTCAATATCAAAGAAGGTGATTATTTGCTTATGTTAATGAATCAAAAAACTGAAAAAATTATAAGGAAAGTATTCCAATTACATGAAGGGGTTTAG